A window of Petrotoga mexicana DSM 14811 genomic DNA:
ATTAAAAGTTAAAGCCTCAAGCAAAGATGTTATTCATTTTGGTAGAAACAATATTGAATTGAGTAACCTTGAGCAGCTTTTAAATAGAGAACAGGCTAAAACAATTGGTTATATCCTTGTCTTTGCTTTACAGAAAGGAATCATAGATGGCCAGAGTTCATTGGGAGATATATTGAATAAAATCTTCAATATTTTAGAAAAAGAAGGACTTAAAATTATCTCCCCTTTTAACTACCCTGATGGTGATTACGTAAAACCAAGACCGTACGAGGTAGGGGCAGCTTTAAACAGGTTGCGAACTCTTGAAGTGAAAAGAGTAGAAATCTAATTAATAGAGGATGAAAAATGACTTAGCTGTTTTCTAGTTAAAATATTGGATTGTTGAAAAATATAAAAGGCGTCTGCATAAGGCGTCTTTTTTATTGGTTTGGATTTTTATAGTATATTTTGCGAAACAATACTTAGGTTTTTTACCAGAAACAACAATTTTTAGTACTTACTTACTTTAGAGTTACTTACTCACAAGTTAGTGACTCATGAGTAAATGATCTAATTTATATTATTTTAATAAGTTTTAAAGATTTTGTGTCCCATAAAAAGGAATAATTAATTTGACCGTAATAAAAATAGATTATAATTTTCATACCCTCCCCTGGTGGGATGGATAAAAAGGAGGCGATTTTATGAAACACGAAAAGGCTCTTAGAAAACTTAAAACAGCACGCGGACAGATTGATGCAGCCATAAAAATGATTGAAGAAGAGAGATACTGTATCGATATATCTAAGCAATTGTTAGCCACAATTTCTCTTTTAAAAAATGCTCATTCTGAAATATTGAAAAAACACATAGAAACATGTGTAAAAGATGCAACGTCTTCTAAAGATCCCGAAGAAATCAATATAAAATTAGAAGAACTTGAAGAGGTTTTCGATTATCTCAAAAAAACGTAGAAAAGGTGGTGCACTATATGAGTGAAGTCAAAGAAAAATCGTTAGAACCATCAAATTCTCAAGAAAAATTTGCCCAAAATAATAAAGTATCTTTCAGTGTTCAGGGGATGACCTGCGCTACATGTGTAAAAAATGTAGAAAGGGCACTTAAAAAATTAGATGGGGTAAAATATGTCTCTGTCAATTTAGCCACAGAAAAAGCTGTATTAATATCACAAGAAGCTATTCCAATGAATAAAATCAAAAAGGCTGTATCAGACGTTGGATACAAAGTTTCTGAAGAAATGCCTACCGAGGATTTGACAGAAAAGAGATTCAAAGAATCTCGAAAAGATATGTATATTTCATTAGGTATCACGATTCCTCTTATGATTCTTATGATCTTAAATATGAGCGGGTTGCATATTCCTTTTATGCTATTGATTGAATTAATCGGTGGTGCAGCAACAATCTTCATACCAGGTAGAAAAACTTTAAAGAGCGCTTGGATAGCTTTATCTCATCTTCATACCAATATGGATACATTAGTTTCCCTTGGAGCTATTTCCGCTTGGGCGACTACAGTTTTAGCAATTATTGGTTTAGATATCCTTTCTTTTGGAACTATTGCATCTATGCTTATTACCCTAAATCTGGTAGGTAGATACATTGAAGCAAGGATGAAACATAGTGCTTCAAGAGAAATAAAGCTTCTTCTTTCTATGAAAGTTGACAAAGCGAATGTAATTACTGATGAGGGAGTGGTTGAATTACCCATAGAGACAGTCAAAATAGGTGACTTAATACTGGTGAGGCAAGGAGAAAAAATTCCTTTAGATGGTACTATCGTAGAAGGGCAAGCTTCCATAAACGAATCTATGATAAGCGGTGAACCATTACCTGTATTAAAAGGCGAGAAGGATCCGGTAGTGAGTGGAACAATAGTCGAATCAGGTCTCTTAAAAATAAAAGTAGAAAAAGTCGGACAAGACACATTCTTAAATCAAATGATCA
This region includes:
- a CDS encoding metal-sensing transcriptional repressor, encoding MKHEKALRKLKTARGQIDAAIKMIEEERYCIDISKQLLATISLLKNAHSEILKKHIETCVKDATSSKDPEEINIKLEELEEVFDYLKKT